GTTCACGAAATGGACGGTTATCCCGGTCTCATTCTCTCCGGCAGCCACTACAGCCTCATGCACATGGTGTCCGTACATCCCTTTGCCTCCGTATTTGGGAAGGAGTGCCGGATGGATGTTCACTATATGGTCAGGGTAGCGTTCGATCAGGAATGGCGGAATTATGAGCATGAATCCGGCAAGCACTATTATGTCGATTGAATATTCGTCCAGCAGTCCGAGCATCAGTGTTGGGGTGTTTATCTCATGCCGGGTCATCACTTTAGTGTCTACCCCAAGGTTTCTGCCACGTTGTATCACTTTGGCTTCAGGGTTGTTGCTTATCACAAGAGCTACTTCCCCGTCAAGGTCGGATGCTTGAAAGTATCGTATTATATTTTCGGCGTTAGTGCCGTTACCGGATGCAAATATTGCTATTCTTTTCATGGCAGAAGGTTTTACGGCACTAAGTTATAATTTTTATAGGGAAGAAAAAAGACTGTAGCTGTTTAATTTTCCCAAATCTCAGTAATCTCTCAGGGCTGACGCATGAGATTTAACTATCCTTAAAGACTTTGTACAGATATTCAGTGCTCCACATACATTTTTTGCGTCTTCGTTTAAGGCTGAGTTTATCGTTCTGCTTTTTAAGCATTTCCAATGCATACTTGCGCATCGCTGAAAAATTGACAGCGCCATTCTTGGCGCGTACGCGGCACATATCTTCCTGAAACGTCACGTCGAGATGCCAGTGTAGTTTGTTCTCGATACCCCAATGCGCACGAATACGCATCGCATAGTAAGAAGCCTCATCTTTCTCCACGCTGCTGAGATAGTAGATTGTTTCACGCGAGCGGGCACCGTTCTCAGTACGCTCACGCTCCATCTTTATGATACGTTTAAGACCGGGCCACTTCTCGTACATTCCCTCCTGTTCCAAAAGTGTCGTATCCATAATTGAACAGGTTCTCTTCTCAACTCTTCCGTGCCCCTTTTCCTCGGTTGTGTATACCGATATTGGAGTAGTGCTACTAAAGATACTCTCCGTCAGGCCCTTGAGTATCGGCTGATTGTCTTTAAGCGCCATCAGATAGTCGCCGCCCTGGAGTATGATCTGTTCTGCGATATTACGGTGGGTCCCCATTGCGTCGACTGAAACCAATGCCCCTGTAAGCCATAAAGAGGACAATACGGACGGCAGAACCGTAAGTTCGTTGGTCTTGCCATCCACCGGCTTTTCGGCAACGCAGATTTCTGTTTCAGATACCCACGCATTGAGGATATACAGTCCGTGGCATCCGGGACTCCTGGGATTTTCACCCCGCAGTTTCTTACCGTCAATGATGACCTGATTGCCGCACAGGGATTCGATTATGTGGCCTCGGCAGCAATCAAGACTTGCCCGGAGCTGAGCGGGATTGACAGACTCTACAACACGAAGTATCGTGTCACCACACGGGACACCGTTGCTAAGCTTCAGCAATCCGGCGGCCTTGAATTCTTCCTCTCGGTCTGTAACCATATCCGATATGTCGTCACAGTCCTCACAATCACACAACACGCCGATGAGTGCCATTCGGAGCACATCCTCAAGCTCATGTTTAACCTTGCCCAAGTCGCGCGGGTCTTTTACTTTGCTGAAAATTTCTATTTGCATACCTCTAATATAACCATTTTCAGCAACATATGCAATATCTGAAAGTTTATTTCACATAATCAGGTGAATTTTTGACTGAATTTGAGTTAAATCTCATGCGCCAGCCCTGGTAATCTCTGACGCGATGACTGTAAATCAAAGTATTTTTTCTATCTTTGCGGGAAATTCGATCAGTATGCATGACAGGGTCCCTGATCCTGTCGGTTATTCTATCTCTAATCCTAATCTCAAAAAGTTAATCTGTAATAAATTCGCTATATGTGTGGTATAGTTGGTTACCTCGGCTCCAATGGAGCATATGAAATATTGATTCAGGGGTTGAAGCGTCTGGAGTATCGAGGCTATGACTCCGCCGGTGTCGCGCTTGTGACTGCCGATGGCAGCCTTAATGTGCATAAGTCGCGCGGCAAGGTATCTAATCTTGAGCAGACTGCCGCCGCAGGTTGCACTGCCGGGTCAATAGGCATTGCCCATACCCGCTGGGCCACCCACGGAGAGCCTAACGATATCAATGCACACCCCCATGTATCCCAGAGCGGGGATATCGCACTCGTGCATAACGGCACCATCGAGAATTATGCTGTACTCAAGAAGGTGCTTGAGGAGCATGGCTACACCTTCAGGAGCGAGACCGATACCGAGGTGCTCGTGCAGCTGGTGGACTATGTAAGGAGCACCACCCCCGACTGTTCTCTTGCCGAGGCTGTGCGTGAGGCTCTTCTCCAGGTGGAGGGGGCATATGCAGTGGCAGTGGTCGAAAAGGGTGACCCCGATACCCTCGTGGTGGCACGCAAGAGCTCACCGCTCGTGATAGGGGTAGGTGACGGCGAGACCTTCATCGCATCCGATGCTACACCCATCATCGGTTATACCGACAAGGTGATCTATCTCAAGAACAACGAGATGGCCGTCATACGTCGTGGCGAGCCGCTGTCGATATTCGAGATTGACTCACATACACCGTCCAAGATAAGCATAAAGCAGCTCAAACTGTCGCTTGCCCAGCTTGAGAAAGGCGGTTACGACACCTTTATGCTCAAGGAGATATTCGAGCAGCCCACCACTCTGCGCGACTGTCTGCGCGGACGCATCACAGGCGACTGTTCCCGCGTCACGCTTTCAGGAGTGGAGCTCAACAAGGACAGGTTTCTTCAGGCAGAGCGCATCACACTGGTGGCATGCGGCACCTCGTGGCATGCGGCACTCATCGGCAAGCGTCTCATCCAGGACTTCTGCCAGATACCGGTGGAGGTGGAATATGCCTCAGAATTCCGTTACGGCAATCCTGTGCTTAACGACAGGGATATAGTCATAGCCATATCCCAGTCAGGGGAGACAGCCGATACGCTTGCCGCGATACAGTTGGCAAAGGATAAGGGAGCGTTCGTATATGGTGTGTGCAATGTGGTGGGAGCCTCCATCCCTCGTGCCACCGATTCCGGTACCTATATCCATGTAGGGCCTGAGATAGGCGTGGCGTCCACCAAGGCATTTACCGGACAGGTGACAGTGCTCACGCTCCTTGCACTCGCTGTGGGACAGCTCCGCGGAGTCATAGACAGCAGCACAGTCCAGAGCGTGGCTACGGCACTCAATGCCATGCCGGGGACCATTGAGGAGACCCTGAAATGCAATGATGCGGTGCAGAAGCTCTCCATGTTCTTCACCTATGCCCACAATTTCATTTATCTCGGCCGCGGCTACAACTATCCCACCGCGCTTGAGGGTGCCCTTAAGTTGAAGGAGATCTCCTATATCCATGCGGAAGGTTATCCCGCAGCCGAAATGAAGCATGGTCCCATCGCCCTTATCGACCAGGAGATGCCGAGCGTGATCATCGCCCCCAGCGACTCGCTGTATGACAAGATCATATCCAATGTGCAGCAGGTCAAGAGCCGAGGCGGCGCAGTGGTGGCGATTGTATCCAAGGGAAACACAGCCATGAAGGATATTGCTAACTTCTGTATCGAGATACCCGATGTGCCGGAATGCCTTACTCCGCTTGTCGCATCAATACCCCTTCAGCTCCTGGCATACTATATTGCTGTCAACAAGGGCAAGAATGTCGACCAGCCACGCAATCTTGCAAAATCGGTCACTGTGGAGTAGGAAGTACTTTACAACAATATACAGCAACGCGCTATATGTCGTAAGTGCGATGACAAAAATAAGGCGGGGACACTCTCCCCGCCTTATTATTTTATATCCGATTCTGGAAAAGCTTTTATAAGAAGAATAAGTCAGCCGGAAGAGCTGTGGAATGACGGTGACACTCAGTCCAAAAAAAGGTGTTCCGTTTCCTATAGCTCTTCCGGCTGATGTATGTTGTCAAGGGATGGTTATCCTCTGCGCTCGCGGTAGGTCACATCCACGATCTCTTCGCCAAATCCTTTGTATTCCTTGTAGAGAGTCATTTTGCCGTTGATGTCTATGTTGTAGAAGCGCACTATGCCGCCGTCCTCTGCTCCGGTCGAGGAGCACACGATAAGCTTGTACTGCATGTTCTGGAACTCTTCACTGTCCCATTTGTTGAGGGATGTGAGGTCCATGTTGCCGTACAGATTGAATTTGATCATGGATATAGTCTCGCTTCCGTCGATAGTAAGCACATCCTTTGTCACATTGTCGGTTAGACCGTAGGCATACACCTTGTTCCCTTTGCAGTAGAACATGTAGGGGAACTGTGAGTGGAATGCATAGTCTGTTGCAGTGTCGAAGTTCTCCCCGCTGATATTGTCGTATGCCGACTCCTTCTTGATGCTGTTGTAGCCAGAGAGGTTTATGCCGTATACGTGGCGGTGACCGGTATTGTCCTGGAGCACTGTGTAGACAAGTCCGTTGGAGAAGCGTGTGCTCTCCATGTCGACAAAGTCCATGCCGGTATTGAACGAGAACAGTCCCTGGGGCTGGTTCTCGTCATTGTCGTTGAGAGCGAACAGGAGTTTTTTGTTGGGGGCATAGTAGCTCCAACCCATGAAACGCTTGTTGGTGATGTCATAGAAGAGGGCGGATGTCGAGTTGCCCGTGCGCACCATGCTTGTCCCTATAGTCTGTGCCACCTTGTAGGCGGGGTCTCCTCCCACGGTGGTAGCGTTCATCGGGTATTCGTACGACGCTCCGGCTCCTGACGAGGTGATGGCATAGGCGTCACCTTCGCTTGTCACGCATGTCGTGGCGGTGGGCCCATAGCTGGCATAGTAATGGATCTGTGCTATTTGGGTCGCATTGCCCTTCACTGTGGGGAGGATGAAGTCCTGGAGCTTAAGGTTGTAGGCGGGGTTCATCTGCATGTCGTCCCACACACGGTAGCTTCCCGATTTGGTCAGGATGTTTACATATTCCTTTCCTGCATAGAGGCTCGGGTGGTACATTGCCTGTGTTCCTTCGGTCAGCCCGGTCACGTTTGGTCCGGTGATATCCTTGGCTATCAGTTCGCGACCCTTTGAGTCAGTGAATATCATGTCGAGGCGCATGGTCTTTTCAGCACCGTTGTTTGACATCACCATCCATCCTTCGTACACCGAGCTGATAAGGCGCAGAGAGCCTTTGGCATGTGATTCCACGCCGGTTCTCTTGTTTCTTGCCGTGTACCACAGGGAATAGGTGCCTGCCGGAGCCTGTACGAAGAAGTCCACCCCCTGAGTCCTGTCGGGATTGATGTCGTACCATTTCTCGGTTATGCCGTCGATTGTGCGGGTATAGAATATACGGCATTCATATTCGTAATTCGGATCGTCGGCGGGGATCTCCTTTCCGGTGACTGAAGATACCACAGTGGGCGAGAACTTGACGTTCTCGGCATTTGCCATCGCTTCGATTGCCGTGGGGAGGGTGATTGTCACTTCCTCGATCTCGGAATAATCGTAATTGCCCTTGTCCTCATAGCATCCTGTCAGTGTTACGGATGCGGCAAGGAGTCCGAGCGCACTGAATATTTTAGATTTCATAGTCATTCAATTTCTTTTTGGGTTGGTTACTCATAAGCGGAATAGTCAACTGCATAGGAGCCGGGCAGCTGCATCAGTGATCCGTCATCCTCGCGGGCGGGGTCCCCTCCGTCAGCGCGTTTCTGCAGATGGTTCTTGAATGCGTTGGCGGCAAAGTCCATACGTCCGTATTGAACTTTGGATGTGCCAGAGCCGCCGGAGTTCCAGTCGGAATAGGTCCAGCCCATCACCTTCTCCAGTTCAAGCATCTTTGTCGGGGTGAACTTTCCGAAGAAGTCATTGCCGAACCAGTCCCAATAATGCGGTTCGGAATATTCCTCTGAGAACCGTATGGCATAGGTCAGTGCCGACAGGGTGTCGCCGGGGATGTTCCATGCCCCTGAGTTGGTGTAGGAATCGAATATGATGTCGAAATTCTCGTTGGCTTCGAGCTTCAGTTTCAGCACCAGTGATTTCTGGCGCAGTGCTGGTGTGCGCAGAAGAGTGATGATGCATGAGTCGGTGGACTGGTAGGGGTGTATGATGTAATCGTTTCGTGAGAGTGAGTAGTCAACCCCCTCGACTGCTGTGGTGGCTTTTTCGTCGACCTTGATAGAGTATTTGCGGGGGTAGTCGGTCACATCTCCGATGGTGCGGATGGTGAAGCGCAGCACATAGTCGGTGATCGCTGCGGGAGCCGAAGCGAAAGATATATTCGTGGAATCCCTGTAGGACGATACAAGCCCGCTCGTCATATTGGTGCCTGCTACTTCCTGTATGAAGATGCCTGCCTTGGGACCGCTGTAAGGCTCCACCTCCTCGTGTGAGCATGACACTGTGGAGAGGAGCAGTGAGCCGGCGGCAAAATATAATAGATTTCTTAGTTTCATAAGTGATGGAGATTAGTAGTTTTCGCCTGATGGTATAGGTACATTATAGCGTTGTGAGATAGTTGGATTGTCCTTGTTGGCTGCCTCGTGGGCGTTGAAGTCGGAATTGGAGGTAGCGAACGACTGGTTGAAGTGCTTGTGGAGGAAGAATATCTGACCTTCGCCACGCATTTCACGCAGATATTCCATCTTAAGCTCTTTCAGGAAGTCGGCAGGTGAGTCGGTCTCGATGAGGTCAATGCCGCGTGCTGCCTTTACCTGATTGAGATAACCGCACGCCCCTCTGAGGTCGTCGAGTCCGTTCAGAGCCTCTGCCGCGATATAGTAAGCCTCGCTCTTGCGCATCAGCCCATAGTAGGTGGCCCAGAAGTCGGGGTTGGTCTCGCTTGTGGGGAAGCTTTTGTATTTGATGAAATCAAGGTCGCCTCCGCTGATGGATGTGGTGCCGGTCCATTGCGACTGGCGGCGGTAGTCGGCAGAGTTGGGAAAGAGGATATCGGTGTATCCGTCGCGAGGCTTAAGTACCACTGCCGCATCGAGAGTGCCGTTGAAATTGTTGGTGAATATCTCAGCCATCTTGTTGTCATAGAATCCGAACAGGCACTCTGTCGAGAAGATGCGGTCGGGATTGCTGTTGTTGGCGAGCAGCTTCACTGGGTCGACCCATGGGAAGCATGACTGTGCATAGGTGTCATCGGTGATCTTGCGGGCTTCGGCAAGGGCGTTGGTGTAGTCATTCACCCAGAGGTATGCGCGGGCTTTGACGAGTGTTGCCGCATAGTAGTTCATGCGGAGCTGGCGGTAGCGGAACCAGTTGCCGTCCTCGCCGCCGTCAGAGTTGAGCACCCCTTCGGTAAGTATGGGGTCCACATTCTTAAGGAGTTCCTGGGCTGCTGTCAGGTCAGGAATGATCTTGTTGTAGATGATGTCATCGACTTTCAGGCGGTTGCGCTTGATGATCTCCGGAGCGTCGGCATAGGGGACTGAAAGCCCGTCGGGGTTTACTATATATACCGGACCGAAGATGCGCACGAGGTCAAGATGGATAAATGCCCTGGAGGCGAGCATCTCTCCACGTATCATCTGTGCATCCTCCGGAAGCAGCACTCCGGGTTTTTCATCCAGGGCTTTCAGCACTACGTTGATATTCAGGATAGTGTTATATGCCGTTGACCATATGGAGCTGATAGTCGATGATGCATATGTGCTGGTGTAGGCTGCCGTGCAGAGCTCGTATTTCGCTGTGCTGGAATTTGATATCTTATAGCACAGACCCATTATGTCGATCGGTCCGTACGAAAGGTTATAGCCGTAGAGGTCGCTCCCGGTCATGGTGTTGTATATGCCGTTGACCGTGGTGTGGAAACCGGTGCGGTTGTTGAACTGTTCGTCGTAGGTCTGCTTGTCTTTCGGGGTATAGTCGAGCCAGTCGGAGCAACCGGTTGAGGCGATGCCGAAAGCGAGGAGAGCAGCGGCGGTGATTGATTTATATAGTTTCATGATTTGATTGCCTTAGTGATTTAGAATGAGAAAGACAGTGCAAGTGTGTAGCTGCGGGCAAACGGATAAGCGGTGCCGCGTTCCTGCTTGATTGTCGACCACCAGAACAGGTCGTTGCAGTAGAACGACAGGCGGAGCGATTCAAGTTTCATGCGTGTGGCGAATTCGTAGAAGTCGTAGCTGACATTGAGCGACTGGAACGACAGCACATTGTTGAGCTGAACGAAGCGCGACGACATGGGGGTCGGTACCTTGTCGGCGATGTTCTTGAACTGGGCGTGGTCGCCGGGTTTCTGCCAGCGGTCATAGAACGCGCGTTTGTCCTGATTGTAGATCATCTGGGAGGATGTGATGTTCTCGACCTTGTTGAAGAGAGCCTCGTTGAACGCCTTGCCGCCTATCTTGTAGCTGAAGTTGAGGCTGAGGGTGAGTCCGCGGTAGTTGAAGTTGGTGCCGAATGAGCCTTCCACCTTGGCGCGGGTGTTGCCTACTATAGTCTCGTCGTCGGGGTCATAGTCGTAGGTGTATGAGCCGTCCTTCTTGATGAACATTTCCTTGCCGTTTGCAGGGTCGATGCCGGCTGACTGCACAGCCCATATCGCATCGGGGTCGGCTCCGTCGAAGTAGCGTTTGGTGGTTGTGTTCTTGCCCACCTGGTTCAGGTCGTCCAGCACTCCGTTGAGCTTGTCGAGCTTGATGTTCTCATGACGCAGTGTCCCGCGTACGCTCCATGTCAGGCGGTCTTTGAGGTTGCGGAGTATGTAGTACTGGGCTGATGCGAGTATGCCGCGTGATTTCTGGATACCGAGGTTGGTGTTCCATAGACCGGTGATGCCTGTCGAGAGAGGCACGGACACACCGATGAGAAGCGGGTCGGTGTTCTTGTCGTAGTAGTCGAATTCGAAGTTGACCCTCTCGGTCCTGAAGTCTACACCGATGTTGCGGTCGATTGTGGTCTGCCACTTGAGGTCGCGGTTGCCGAACTGGTCAAGTATGGTGGAATTCCCGAAGTAATTGAAGCTGTTGTAGAGGAACTTGTAGGTGATGAGCGAACGCGCCGAATCGAATCCCTGGTTGCCTGGGTTACCGATGGAGGCACGGAGCTTGAGCATGGATACGTATGGGAAGGCATCGCGGAAGAACTTCTCGTTCATGATGTTCCATCCGAGGCCTACTGACCATGTGTTCGTGAACTTCTTGGTGGACCCGAACACCGATGATCCGCTCAGGGCATAGTTGGCATCGACCAGATAACGGTTGTCGTAGGCATAGTTGAGTGTAGCGAGCAGGTTGGTGGACCGCTGGGTGTCCTCGTAGTAGGTGGGGACTCCTCCCTCGGGATATCCGTTGGAGAATGACGGATAGGTGTAGTTGCCCTCCGGGAATCCTACCACATTGTAACCCTGGGTGAGCGATTTGTTCTGTGATGCTTTGAAGTCGCCTGCGAAGTTGATGCGGTGCTTTCCGAACACATCTGCATAGATGGCTGTGAACGACGCATCGTAGCGGGTGGATTTCTGGTTGGTCGAGGTGAATGACCCTTTGCGTGTGCGGTCGTAGCTGTCAAAGCGGGTATCCTCGGGCGATACGAAGTTCTCTCCGTCGTTTGTGGTATGGGTCAGACCGAATTTACCGCGTAAACGCAGCTGGTGTATAGGGTTGTACTCAACAATGAAGTAGTTGGTGAGCATAAGGTCCGACTTCTTTTTGCGGCTGTTGAGCGACGCATTGTAGAGAGGGTTGGCGGCGCGGGCGAAGTCGCTGTTTTCAAGCCAGCGGCTGATGTCGCCGTTCTCGTCATATTTCTTATAGTAGGGATTGGCACTCGCATACTGGTTGTACTCCACCACAGGGTCCTGTGAGGATGTGTGGGTTGCCGAGAACTTGTTGGAGAACTGTAGCTTGTTAAGGCGGTATATGAGGTCGAGTTTGCCTCCGTAGCTGTTGCGCTTTGAGTCCTTCATCACACCGGTGGTTCCCGAATAGTTGGCACCGATTCCGAACATGAATCCGTTGGAGCCGCCGTCGACATATACGTCATGTTTCTGAGTCCATCCTGTGCGCAGTGGCACGCTGAGCCAGTATGTGTCGACACCGCTCTGTACGTTGGCGAGATATTCGTTGTACTTCTGGCTGAGAGTCACATAGTCGTTGGGACCTGCTCCCCATCCGGCAGTGTAGCGTCCGGCGAGGCGTTCGAATTCGAGCTTTTCGCTGGCGTTCATGAGGTTGTACGATGTGAGGTCGGGGGTGGATACCGCAGCCGAGCCCGAATAGTTGAATCTGAGCTGTCCCGCCTTAGGCTTTACGGTCTCTACGACTACAACGCCGTTAGCTGCCTTTGAGCCGTATATGGCTGTCGAGGCTGCGTCCTTAAGGATGGTCATGGATTCAATGCGGTTGACGTCCATATTGTAGACTGCCTCAAGAGTGGATTCGAATCCGTCGACGATGAAAAGCGGCTGGTTGGGGTCGTTGACAGCGTCGTCACGCTCTCCGATCACTGACGACTTTCCTCGTATGTTTATGTCGGGCATGTGGTTGGGGTCCGATCCTGCGAGCTCGTTGGTCAGCACATTGAATGCCGGGTCAAGAGCGGCGAGAGATGCTATAGGGTTCTGCACGCCCACCATCTTCAGCTCCTCGGCAGTGAATGTCGATGCCGATCCGGTGAACGAGTTCTTGTCCTTGTTCACAATACCGGTGACCACCACCTCGGTAATGGTCTCGGTGTCGTCGTCAAGTATCACTCTCATGGGCGACCCTACAGTGGCTTTAAGGTCTACAGGTTTCTTGCCGATATAGCTGAACGATATTATGTCGCCTGTGTTTCCGTGGATGGAGAATGCACCGTTGATATCGG
The sequence above is drawn from the Duncaniella freteri genome and encodes:
- the purN gene encoding phosphoribosylglycinamide formyltransferase; this encodes MKRIAIFASGNGTNAENIIRYFQASDLDGEVALVISNNPEAKVIQRGRNLGVDTKVMTRHEINTPTLMLGLLDEYSIDIIVLAGFMLIIPPFLIERYPDHIVNIHPALLPKYGGKGMYGHHVHEAVVAAGENETGITVHFVNERYDEGRIIFQAKTSVTPEDTPAEVEEKIHMLESRHFPRVIAETFLK
- a CDS encoding ISAs1 family transposase — its product is MQIEIFSKVKDPRDLGKVKHELEDVLRMALIGVLCDCEDCDDISDMVTDREEEFKAAGLLKLSNGVPCGDTILRVVESVNPAQLRASLDCCRGHIIESLCGNQVIIDGKKLRGENPRSPGCHGLYILNAWVSETEICVAEKPVDGKTNELTVLPSVLSSLWLTGALVSVDAMGTHRNIAEQIILQGGDYLMALKDNQPILKGLTESIFSSTTPISVYTTEEKGHGRVEKRTCSIMDTTLLEQEGMYEKWPGLKRIIKMERERTENGARSRETIYYLSSVEKDEASYYAMRIRAHWGIENKLHWHLDVTFQEDMCRVRAKNGAVNFSAMRKYALEMLKKQNDKLSLKRRRKKCMWSTEYLYKVFKDS
- the glmS gene encoding glutamine--fructose-6-phosphate transaminase (isomerizing) produces the protein MCGIVGYLGSNGAYEILIQGLKRLEYRGYDSAGVALVTADGSLNVHKSRGKVSNLEQTAAAGCTAGSIGIAHTRWATHGEPNDINAHPHVSQSGDIALVHNGTIENYAVLKKVLEEHGYTFRSETDTEVLVQLVDYVRSTTPDCSLAEAVREALLQVEGAYAVAVVEKGDPDTLVVARKSSPLVIGVGDGETFIASDATPIIGYTDKVIYLKNNEMAVIRRGEPLSIFEIDSHTPSKISIKQLKLSLAQLEKGGYDTFMLKEIFEQPTTLRDCLRGRITGDCSRVTLSGVELNKDRFLQAERITLVACGTSWHAALIGKRLIQDFCQIPVEVEYASEFRYGNPVLNDRDIVIAISQSGETADTLAAIQLAKDKGAFVYGVCNVVGASIPRATDSGTYIHVGPEIGVASTKAFTGQVTVLTLLALAVGQLRGVIDSSTVQSVATALNAMPGTIEETLKCNDAVQKLSMFFTYAHNFIYLGRGYNYPTALEGALKLKEISYIHAEGYPAAEMKHGPIALIDQEMPSVIIAPSDSLYDKIISNVQQVKSRGGAVVAIVSKGNTAMKDIANFCIEIPDVPECLTPLVASIPLQLLAYYIAVNKGKNVDQPRNLAKSVTVE
- a CDS encoding PKD-like family lipoprotein; translated protein: MKSKIFSALGLLAASVTLTGCYEDKGNYDYSEIEEVTITLPTAIEAMANAENVKFSPTVVSSVTGKEIPADDPNYEYECRIFYTRTIDGITEKWYDINPDRTQGVDFFVQAPAGTYSLWYTARNKRTGVESHAKGSLRLISSVYEGWMVMSNNGAEKTMRLDMIFTDSKGRELIAKDITGPNVTGLTEGTQAMYHPSLYAGKEYVNILTKSGSYRVWDDMQMNPAYNLKLQDFILPTVKGNATQIAQIHYYASYGPTATTCVTSEGDAYAITSSGAGASYEYPMNATTVGGDPAYKVAQTIGTSMVRTGNSTSALFYDITNKRFMGWSYYAPNKKLLFALNDNDENQPQGLFSFNTGMDFVDMESTRFSNGLVYTVLQDNTGHRHVYGINLSGYNSIKKESAYDNISGENFDTATDYAFHSQFPYMFYCKGNKVYAYGLTDNVTKDVLTIDGSETISMIKFNLYGNMDLTSLNKWDSEEFQNMQYKLIVCSSTGAEDGGIVRFYNIDINGKMTLYKEYKGFGEEIVDVTYRERRG
- a CDS encoding DUF4843 domain-containing protein, coding for MKLRNLLYFAAGSLLLSTVSCSHEEVEPYSGPKAGIFIQEVAGTNMTSGLVSSYRDSTNISFASAPAAITDYVLRFTIRTIGDVTDYPRKYSIKVDEKATTAVEGVDYSLSRNDYIIHPYQSTDSCIITLLRTPALRQKSLVLKLKLEANENFDIIFDSYTNSGAWNIPGDTLSALTYAIRFSEEYSEPHYWDWFGNDFFGKFTPTKMLELEKVMGWTYSDWNSGGSGTSKVQYGRMDFAANAFKNHLQKRADGGDPAREDDGSLMQLPGSYAVDYSAYE
- a CDS encoding RagB/SusD family nutrient uptake outer membrane protein, which encodes MKLYKSITAAALLAFGIASTGCSDWLDYTPKDKQTYDEQFNNRTGFHTTVNGIYNTMTGSDLYGYNLSYGPIDIMGLCYKISNSSTAKYELCTAAYTSTYASSTISSIWSTAYNTILNINVVLKALDEKPGVLLPEDAQMIRGEMLASRAFIHLDLVRIFGPVYIVNPDGLSVPYADAPEIIKRNRLKVDDIIYNKIIPDLTAAQELLKNVDPILTEGVLNSDGGEDGNWFRYRQLRMNYYAATLVKARAYLWVNDYTNALAEARKITDDTYAQSCFPWVDPVKLLANNSNPDRIFSTECLFGFYDNKMAEIFTNNFNGTLDAAVVLKPRDGYTDILFPNSADYRRQSQWTGTTSISGGDLDFIKYKSFPTSETNPDFWATYYGLMRKSEAYYIAAEALNGLDDLRGACGYLNQVKAARGIDLIETDSPADFLKELKMEYLREMRGEGQIFFLHKHFNQSFATSNSDFNAHEAANKDNPTISQRYNVPIPSGENY
- a CDS encoding SusC/RagA family TonB-linked outer membrane protein codes for the protein MKAKGLHLFLLIVLLLSSTSMAAYAQQTGEGTAGYATSKSSVTGFVFDSEGEPLPGVTVKIPKKNVATVTDINGAFSIHGNTGDIISFSYIGKKPVDLKATVGSPMRVILDDDTETITEVVVTGIVNKDKNSFTGSASTFTAEELKMVGVQNPIASLAALDPAFNVLTNELAGSDPNHMPDINIRGKSSVIGERDDAVNDPNQPLFIVDGFESTLEAVYNMDVNRIESMTILKDAASTAIYGSKAANGVVVVETVKPKAGQLRFNYSGSAAVSTPDLTSYNLMNASEKLEFERLAGRYTAGWGAGPNDYVTLSQKYNEYLANVQSGVDTYWLSVPLRTGWTQKHDVYVDGGSNGFMFGIGANYSGTTGVMKDSKRNSYGGKLDLIYRLNKLQFSNKFSATHTSSQDPVVEYNQYASANPYYKKYDENGDISRWLENSDFARAANPLYNASLNSRKKKSDLMLTNYFIVEYNPIHQLRLRGKFGLTHTTNDGENFVSPEDTRFDSYDRTRKGSFTSTNQKSTRYDASFTAIYADVFGKHRINFAGDFKASQNKSLTQGYNVVGFPEGNYTYPSFSNGYPEGGVPTYYEDTQRSTNLLATLNYAYDNRYLVDANYALSGSSVFGSTKKFTNTWSVGLGWNIMNEKFFRDAFPYVSMLKLRASIGNPGNQGFDSARSLITYKFLYNSFNYFGNSTILDQFGNRDLKWQTTIDRNIGVDFRTERVNFEFDYYDKNTDPLLIGVSVPLSTGITGLWNTNLGIQKSRGILASAQYYILRNLKDRLTWSVRGTLRHENIKLDKLNGVLDDLNQVGKNTTTKRYFDGADPDAIWAVQSAGIDPANGKEMFIKKDGSYTYDYDPDDETIVGNTRAKVEGSFGTNFNYRGLTLSLNFSYKIGGKAFNEALFNKVENITSSQMIYNQDKRAFYDRWQKPGDHAQFKNIADKVPTPMSSRFVQLNNVLSFQSLNVSYDFYEFATRMKLESLRLSFYCNDLFWWSTIKQERGTAYPFARSYTLALSFSF